The segment CAAGCATTTCAATGGttgaaattttattattatttaatttttttttttttaaagaaatatgtaaatatttatttacacttatatatataatatacatataatttgtatgttatatgataatatttttttgactatgtataaatataatattataaaatttttattcatgtatttatttaattttttttttcggtGCTCTCATCCAAGTTTTGAAAAATTCAACTAATCAgttgcaaaaaaaaaaaaaaaaagaaaataaagaaaataacaaTAGACATGAtgaataacaaaataatatgaaaatataaaataagaatactTCTTTgttattttgtaaatttttttgtatattatttttataaatcttttctttttttatgttaatcTGTTTTATactattgttttttttttttaaataataataatatatatatatattttttttttgaaaaatataaaatcgtGCATAAACagatatttattaaaaattttttttttattttttttttttcggatttagaaaataaaacgaatatataatatatatatgtgtatatatatgtgtatatatatgtgtatatatatatatatgtatatatatatatgtatacatatgtatacacatattttacacaaaatgtatacatatatatatatgtaaattttaatatttatgcatattcctaatttttttttttttatgtatatattatacacatataatataatacaatattgtacataatataaattaaaatataaacatctgtacaacaaaaaaagataaaaataaaagtatgtacaaaaaaaaaaagataaaaaataaaaaaatatatatgtatgtataaaaagTGTACTCCTAAATTTATGTtagaatacaaaaaatatcaaGAATAAAAAgttgtatgtatattatatatatatatatatatgtgaaagaagaaaaaaaaattttttttttttgatatatatctGCATGTCAttttaatgtatttttatatatatatatattaatactttAAAATGACATgttggtaaaaaaaaaatatatataataaaaataaaaagtagattttatatgcatatatgaTGTGTTTTAggttttagaaaaaaaaaaaatacatatatttatatatatatatatatattgtatatgtgtgttatatgtatgtggTTTTATTTAGAATAAAAGGCcaaataaaaagaacaagACAAAACAAAgaagtacatatatatatatatatatatatatatattcttttaatgtGTATTTTTTGTGGCTTATTATAAGCACCCACAGGTgtgtattttcttttaattttttttttttaatatttaggTTTTTGGCtttaaattaaaatcatcacatatatatatatatatatatatattatatatttatgtgtgattatatttatagctttttttttttttttttttttttgttttttttttttaagtgtgTAAAATGATAAAAGTGACAATATTTTTGTTGCTGTCCATATTTAGTTTTAACTTGTATGGATTAGAATTGAATGAAAAGGTTTCTATAAAATATGGAGCTGAGCAAGGTGTTGGAAGTGCAGATAGCAATACGAAGTTATGTAGCGATATATTGAAATACTTATATATGGATGAATATTTATCCGAAGGTGATAAGGCTACTTTTGAAAAGAAGTGTCACAATGTTATTGGGAACATAAGAAATACTTTTAGTAATAAGAATACCATAAAAGAAGGAAATGAATTTTTAATGAGTATATTACATATGAAATCATtatatggtaataataataataataatgctgGTTCCGAGAGTGATGTTACTTTGAAGAGTTTATATTTAAGTTTGAAAGGATCTCAAAATACTGAAGGTGAATCTGAAGTACCTAGTgatgatgaaataaataagacAATTATGAATTTTGTTAAATTCAATAAATATCTTTTAGATAATTCtaatgatattaaaaaagttCATGACTTTTTAGTTTTGACTAGCCAATCtaatgaaaatttattaCCTAATAAAGAGAAATTATTTGAACAAATAGTAGatcaaattaaatattttgatgAATATTTCTTTGCATCAGGTGGTAAAATAAAAGTTAAAAAAggttatttaaaatataatttcctTGATATTTATAAACAACCAGTTTGCTCTGCTTATCTTCATCTTTGTAGTAGATATTATGAATCcgtttctatatatataagattgAAAAAAGTTTTTAATGGGATACCAGCATTCTTAGATAAAAATTGTAGAAAAGTAAAAGGAGAAGAATTCAAAAAACTTATGGATATGGAATTAAAACATAATCATATTGTTGAAAGATttgacaaatatataatttctgatgatttatattatgttaatatGAAAGTTtttgatttaaaaaatgtagataAAATACAAGTATCCAAAATtgatgatattaataatctaaatatatatgaacataaaGAAACTATGCATCTTTCAGCAAAAAATCTATCaagatatatagatataaaaaaagaattaaatgatgaaaaagcATATAAGCAATTAATGTCGGCCATCAGAAAATATGTAACAACACTTACTAAGGCAGACTCGGATATAACTTACTTTGTTAAACAATTGGATGATGAAGAAATAGAAAGATGTACGccacaataaataaataaaaaatatatatattatatatatatatatatatatttttttttttatatgtatatatatttttttttttttttttttttttcagttCTTATCGActtaaatttctttttatataacggTTTCTTGAGAATTACCGAAGACAAACACCTAATCAACGCAGATGATGTATCTCCaagttatattaatttatatagatCTAACAATATTGTAGCTTTGTACATATTAAAAACacaatatgaagaaaataaattatcagAATACAGAGCACATAAATTTTACAGAAGAAAAAGAGTTTCCAATATAACCAACGATATGATTAAAAAAGATTTCACTCAAACTAATGCACTTACCAATTTACCAAActtagataataaaaaaaccactgaatattatttaaaagaatatgaaaattttgtAGAGAACTTCCAACCAGATCTTCATGATATCATGAAATTGCAACTCTTTTTCACTATGGCCTTTAAGGACTGCAACGTCAACCAAAGTAACACaaggaaaagaaataaaaaatgtgtacataaataaataaaaaaacaaatatatatatatatatatatatatatattttatatatatatattttttttttttttttttttttcctttccaGATTTCACCGAGACTTCCAAGAAGTTATGGTTTGATCTCTTATATGCTTACGACAAATTTGGatgtatgaaaaaaataggataaaatgaaaaaaaaatatatatatatatatatttttttgtatatattaatatatatatatatacttatttatttatttttttttttttttagggtTTTATATCCACCCCAATGAAGTAATTAACAGTATTAATAAGACCGATTTTGTTAGACATGTTTTAGGTATgaattatgttatatattttattctaatatagttttttttttttatttatttgtaacaTAAACAACATGTATgcatttattcatatatatatatatatatatatatatatatatatatatatatatatatttatacttatttattttattttttttttttaatatagtgAGCagaaattttcttttaaaaaacaatGATCAACTTACATTTTTGGAAACACAAGTTGCCAAGATAgttgaaataataaatttatcttTGGAAGTTGACAAATCACCAGATTCTTTAGACTTTTCCATACCTATGAATTTCTTCAATCATAAAAATGGTTATCATGTGATGAATgatgataaattaaaattattaacaagttatgaatatattgatTCTATTGCAAATAACTATTTTTTCCTTagtgaatataaaaatgatgtttTCAGAACtggaaataattttaaattatatttcaaCCTTCCAAATATATACAGTTTAGCATATCaattatttaatgaattaGCTATTAACATTAATGTTATTACTAATGttcctttaaaaaaatatttaaaatacaaTGCCAGTTATGCTTATTTTACTTTAATGAATATGATCGGAAAAAATCATGATATCTACTCAAAGGGTTCTCGTTTTGTTTAtgcatcatatattttaggattaggtaataaaaataaattaaatataaaatgaaaaataattattattatctaatatttcatatatacattatatatatatatatatattttttttattttatttttttttttttatagtctTTTTCATTGAATCCCACATCGATATTGCTCGTTTGAAACCAAAAGATTTCTTTTTCATGAAACAGTCCTTACCAATTATAGACCACGTTTATCACAAAGATCTTAAGACATTGAAAAAGAATTGTACTTTATTAACAGACTTTATGAAAATTAACAAAAACTCACAAAACTATTCATTAACACACACCGAAGAAATGATTAAAATATTAGGTTTATTAACTGTCACCTTATGGGCAAAAGAAGGAAAGAAATCAgtatattatgatgatgatgttagtttatatagaaaattaATGGTCAGCTGTGTTTTCAATGGAGGTAATCaagcataaaaaaaaaaaaaatatatatatatgtatatatatatgtgcatatgtgtgttttattttgttcatatttttttttgtatttgttcatatttttttttttttttgttcatatttttttttttttttgttcatattttttttttttttgttcatatttttttttttttttgttcatattttttttttttttgttcatattttttttttatttgttcataatttttttttttttttttttttttttttttttttttttaggagAAACCATTCAAGAAAAATTGGCTAACAACATTGAGAAGTCATGTGATATTAGTCAATACGGTATAAAAtctaaaaatttaaaagacATGATTGATATAAACTTAAGTATACACAAATGGAACCCAGCTGAAATCGAGAAATTAGCCTATTCCTTTGTTTTATCTTGTAAGATGCAAAAATTGATGTATAAACCAATGAACGTTGAGAAATTACCTTTAGAAGATTACTACAAATTATCCTTAGCCCCAGATATGGTAAAGACATATCACTGTTATAAATTAGGAAAGCAAGCAGCTGAATTATTAGAATCTAtcattttaaagaaaaagttCGTAAGATTTAGAGTTACTGATGCTATTGATGTATAtgatttcttttatataaagaaagtTTTATCCAGTCGTATTAAGaaagaatataatgaatTTTTACAAGACAAAAGAGCATTTGAAAAGAAAGAACTTGAAACAATTTTAAACAATAGTCCATTCTCAGAAGAGCAAACaatgaaattaataaatagtTATGAATGTCACTGGTTTACTAGTTACGAAAACTTCAGAATCTTATGGATGCACGCATCaagtaaatattatattattcaaaaaaaaaaaaaaaaaaaaaaaaaaaaaaaaaaaaaagatatatctagaatattaaatatatatatatatatgtatatgtgtaaGTATCCATTTATggttcatcttttttttatacctttaattttttttttttttttttttttttgtaattcttTCCTATAGGTAATTTGGGTACTGGTACTTACTTAAAGAATTTCTTCTCCGAATTGTGGCAAAACATTCGTTTCTTATTTAAGAGCAAACTTAAGATCCGTGATATGGAATATTTTTCAGGTAATTTACAAATTcctatctttttatttataatatgattaattttaatagtaTCAAAAATGTatggtacatatatatatatatatatatatatatatacatatacatatacatattttttttttttttttaggtgATATATCACAAATGAACTTATTAGATTACTACTCTCCTATGGTACATTCCGAATCTCACTGTCAAGAAAAGATGCaagttttatttataacattaaGAGATAGCAAAGAAGAAAATCGTAGTGAAATAGCTCAAAAAGTTAAGAGTGCATATTACCAATGTAAATTAGATTACTATAAGAATCATCACAGCGATTTTATCCACAGAATACATCCAAATGATTTCTTAAATAATAAGGTGTATGTCTTAAAACAACCATATTATCTCATGAGTAATGTTCCTTTAAATAACCCAAAGAAAGTATCACGTTTATTTGTAACAGAAGGTACAttagaatatttattattagataAGATTAATATTCCAGAATGTTTCGGACCATGTACTAAATTACATTTTAACAAAGTAGTTATTAAAGAATCAAAACAAAGAATATATGATATGACTATAAATAATGCTTTAGTACCAGAAATACAACCATATAacagaagaaaatatatgactatctatataaatgaagcatatattaagaatataGTTTCAGATGCATTAACCagtgaagaaataaaaagacATGATATCCAAAAAGGTAATATCAAAATATGTATGGGAAAAAGCACATATCTTACAGAACCTATATTAACTGAAGAACATTTCAATTTAACTCACAAACCAGTATATGATTTTTCTAGTGTCAAACACAATTTGAAAGTTTTccatatgaaaaatgaacATTTAGTATCTGAGGATCCAAACGATGACTGTTTCATCAACTACCCATTGGCAACTATCAATTTAGGTAagcacaaaaaaatatataataaataaatgaataaataaataaataaataaataaataaaagtgtACATGTATatgctttatatatatatatatttgcgtgtttatatatatcccatcaataaaaattatgcaATATGATTCTATgttaataattctttatatttattcttttaaccattacattatttatttttttattttttttctcagaTATATCTGATCCATACAAAGAAATCAGTGAAGACTTAATCAAAAACTTGTATATCTTAAAAAGTAGTTAaacgttaaaaaaaaaatatatataaggagAAAGCActgtttttatatacatataatgttATGTATAAGcttgtgaaaaaaaaatatatgtatatatatatatatatatatatatatatatatgtgtatataatttttaaatattatattattgtctttcaaaaaaaaaaaaaaaaaaaaaaatacatataaaaatatatataatctttaAAATGGCATATATCAAAAGGAATTTTTCATTCTATTTAAGgtatcaatttttttatttaatatatcaatttTGCTATCCTAcaagaaaattatacatattaatgatgaaaaaataacaaattaaTGTATGagaaatattcatataaaatatatatatatatatatatataaatttttttttttttatgccgtgtttttctttatttttttttttttataaaatataaaatttttttttttttcattgttaAGTTttcttgtatattttttgcaACATAAATGTTtcgtgtattttttttaattttttcctgGTCCAACACCTTTTTTGGTTTAccttaatttttaaaagtttttctaaattaaaaattttatactttaatattttaataatttcatcATTATGAAAGTTCTCAGAATtctatgaaaaataaaaaatgaacaaggTCATTTTAGAAAATGAAGTTACAAAGTgatgatattattaaatgtaaataaataaatatataaaaatatatatatatatatatattttatttcatatgttACACTTTCATCAAtgttattttcttttgtggaaatattattgttatcacttgagttttcttcattattattttccgtATGATTTAAATTATCCTCTTCTtctttaatttcattttggaatttaaataattgttttttaaaaGTGATGAGAACTTTTTCTACTCCCAAACATTTAGAATTAACAATTTCTTcgacattttttttatcgaTTTTAAAATCCAATCTTTTAAAaactttttcatttaaagTATTCcaattatatcttttttgaTTTATCGAATTAGCTTTACTATAATTATGTAATTCAACAAATCTAGGCAAACAAGAATTCACTAATTCTGCCATTAATACACCATCCGAAAAATCTCTATtgacattttttattttacgtgataatgtaaaattatttaaccATTCATGTAATTCATTTAATTCGTCTTCTCTAACTTTAGATACAATTTTTACTAACTCATTTTTactcatttttatatgaacaaaaaatatatatatatatattttttttctcttctacttgaaaatattttaaaaataaggaacaatttttttttttttattcaaaaGTTACATAATTgttttatctatatataatatatatatgtaatatattatatatacattccaaataaaaaagaaaaagacaaatatatacatacatatatatatatatatatgaccttatttttttatttttttgatggaatattttatctttctCAATAAAAAGCGAATTTAGACAAGCatactaaaaaaataatatatatatatatatatatatatatatgtttttttttttttttttttttttttttttttttttttgagggGGGGAGggttaaaaattttaatattttatcttttatcattcatataataattttctaCAATTTGTTAtctcaaaaaatataaaacaaaacaatttggaaaataagaataaatatcGCACTAAAACATTTCACATAATTAAACTCTAACAAATTTATGATGAActgtataaatgtatatgtaatatatatatatatatatatattttttttttttttttttttttttgaatgtaGGATAAGTCGTTCATTTTATGAAAAGACTAATTATCCTTACatgtttatatgtaatatataaatatggactatatattatatgttttattttttcctataAGCATAGggaatattctttttttcgcCTTTTCTCTTTATATCGCCTATGGTGAATTATTGCCCCTGCTGAGGTACAAGCACCACATGGAGCAGAAGAAGCAggataaataaaacattttgaattgtcatatttattatcagtTGCAGCTTCTTTGATTTTGTCTATATAATCTTTAGCTAttattaattcattatttttttctaaagaTATATCTATGTTCTTTTTTCTACTGGATTCAAATTGACGTAATATTTCTTGTTGTGCTTCGTATGCATTTTCAACATTCTCATTccattcatttaattttttatcattttgaaGAATTTGTTGTTCTTTTACAGcatgatgaaataaaatgtttttttcatatttatacattgCTTCTTCTAAAGCCTTGTCTTGTTGTTCTTGTGATGATTTCATTTGTTCTAGCCATTTTGTTTGATCTTCCGTATAAGTGTCTGATATTTTCTTtaagaatattattactagTTCTTTCATTTCGTCAAGTGTCAGCATGCTTTCTCCACAACATTTTAATTTGTACATTAACTTTTTTATGCTCAAATAATTGGATACATGTTTCAAATCAAGCGTTCctaaaaaaaagttaaataaaaaataaaaaataaaaatatatatatatatatacattcacacgttttttttatctttcatGTCCTAtgaaatattcataaaaggTCTTAATGAACAActcacaaataaatatacatacatttaCGCATATACACATacgtttccttttttttttttttttttattttgtaccATTTTCGTCAACAAATCTACAAACATATTCCATAAAACCACATTGCATTAAAAAATGTCTTAGTATCATTTCTACAGTTTTGTACGATAATTTTCCCTGCTTGGATATATCATGACATGCAAAAACCATGTCTAGTTGTTGTTCAAGACCTGGGTAGGTAGCATagatattttgtttttctattTCGTCTTCTTTTGATGATATTTGTcccatctttttttttatatacttacAAGCAcgattaatttttatatactatTCAAAgtgataaataatatatgaacaacgaaatgaacaaatatataagaataaaaaatatgtatatttatataaagatatataaacgaatatataattaatcagtcatattataaaaataaaataaatttttttatttttacaaaattacAATTGATATCATAAACAGAACTgtcttaaatatatatatatatatatatatatatatatatatatatgtatatatttaataaaattgtgCTTTCACGGACACAAGATCGAAATAGacagatatataaaaaaaaagaaaagaaatatatatatatatatatatatatatatatatataatatatatttaaggaAAAACGATTCTTAAAATgatttcatttaaaaaaggATTTTATACCGCACTTTAGagcatttaaaaaaatggggaaaataagaaaatattataaaattataggatataattaaatatattataatattaaaaaataaaataaaataaaataaaataaaaaaaaaaaaaaccttaCCTGTTCATGTAAAGTagctataaaaaaaaaaaaaaaaaaagaaatgtacatgaatattttaaatgctACCTGATTTATTAccttttattcatatattactatgttaaaaaatta is part of the Plasmodium falciparum 3D7 genome assembly, chromosome: 9 genome and harbors:
- a CDS encoding high molecular weight rhoptry protein 2; this translates as MIKVTIFLLLSIFSFNLYGLELNEKVSIKYGAEQGVGSADSNTKLCSDILKYLYMDEYLSEGDKATFEKKCHNVIGNIRNTFSNKNTIKEGNEFLMSILHMKSLYGNNNNNNAGSESDVTLKSLYLSLKGSQNTEGESEVPSDDEINKTIMNFVKFNKYLLDNSNDIKKVHDFLVLTSQSNENLLPNKEKLFEQIVDQIKYFDEYFFASGGKIKVKKGYLKYNFLDIYKQPVCSAYLHLCSRYYESVSIYIRLKKVFNGIPAFLDKNCRKVKGEEFKKLMDMELKHNHIVERFDKYIISDDLYYVNMKVFDLKNVDKIQVSKIDDINNLNIYEHKETMHLSAKNLSRYIDIKKELNDEKAYKQLMSAIRKYVTTLTKADSDITYFVKQLDDEEIERFLIDLNFFLYNGFLRITEDKHLINADDVSPSYINLYRSNNIVALYILKTQYEENKLSEYRAHKFYRRKRVSNITNDMIKKDFTQTNALTNLPNLDNKKTTEYYLKEYENFVENFQPDLHDIMKLQLFFTMAFKDCNVNQNFTETSKKLWFDLLYAYDKFGWFYIHPNEVINSINKTDFVRHVLVSRNFLLKNNDQLTFLETQVAKIVEIINLSLEVDKSPDSLDFSIPMNFFNHKNGYHVMNDDKLKLLTSYEYIDSIANNYFFLSEYKNDVFRTGNNFKLYFNLPNIYSLAYQLFNELAININVITNVPLKKYLKYNASYAYFTLMNMIGKNHDIYSKGSRFVYASYILGLVFFIESHIDIARLKPKDFFFMKQSLPIIDHVYHKDLKTLKKNCTLLTDFMKINKNSQNYSLTHTEEMIKILGLLTVTLWAKEGKKSVYYDDDVSLYRKLMVSCVFNGGETIQEKLANNIEKSCDISQYGIKSKNLKDMIDINLSIHKWNPAEIEKLAYSFVLSCKMQKLMYKPMNVEKLPLEDYYKLSLAPDMVKTYHCYKLGKQAAELLESIILKKKFVRFRVTDAIDVYDFFYIKKVLSSRIKKEYNEFLQDKRAFEKKELETILNNSPFSEEQTMKLINSYECHWFTSYENFRILWMHASSNLGTGTYLKNFFSELWQNIRFLFKSKLKIRDMEYFSGDISQMNLLDYYSPMVHSESHCQEKMQVLFITLRDSKEENRSEIAQKVKSAYYQCKLDYYKNHHSDFIHRIHPNDFLNNKVYVLKQPYYLMSNVPLNNPKKVSRLFVTEGTLEYLLLDKINIPECFGPCTKLHFNKVVIKESKQRIYDMTINNALVPEIQPYNRRKYMTIYINEAYIKNIVSDALTSEEIKRHDIQKGNIKICMGKSTYLTEPILTEEHFNLTHKPVYDFSSVKHNLKVFHMKNEHLVSEDPNDDCFINYPLATINLDISDPYKEISEDLIKNLYILKSS
- a CDS encoding G2 protein, putative — its product is MGQISSKEDEIEKQNIYATYPGLEQQLDMVFACHDISKQGKLSYKTVEMILRHFLMQCGFMEYVCRFVDENGTLDLKHVSNYLSIKKLMYKLKCCGESMLTLDEMKELVIIFLKKISDTYTEDQTKWLEQMKSSQEQQDKALEEAMYKYEKNILFHHAVKEQQILQNDKKLNEWNENVENAYEAQQEILRQFESSRKKNIDISLEKNNELIIAKDYIDKIKEAATDNKYDNSKCFIYPASSAPCGACTSAGAIIHHRRYKEKRRKKEYSLCL